In Deltaproteobacteria bacterium, the genomic window CGCCCGATGAGAAAAGTGTCGAGGAATAAAGAGATCCGAAGATTGGGTCCTTGTTATTCACAGTGAAAGCGTACTTTGCGAACGGAAGTGCGTGAGTGGCACCGTGACTTCGGGACAAGCAAGCAGCATAAAACGCAGCGCTGAACCCGCTGACAGGTGGTTGATTGTAGACGGTGGCGCAGTGCTTAACAAGTCGATCCCATTGCGCAAAATCGTCTTCAAGATCGGATTTAATTTTCAAACTGTCCGAGGTAATTGGCTCGTCAATCAACTCGATGGCTGATGTTTGAAAGCCGTCTTTGTTTCCGAGGTAAAAGTCACCTATCGCTTTAATGAATAGAAGCCTGTCGCGTCCACTTTTTACAGTTGGAAGGGCTTCTGTGACGAGCGACAAAGCAGCATTGGTTCTCGTCATGGTCGGCTCTACCCGATTGGTGTTCGGCACTTTCGCTGCTTCGGTCTTTGTTTTGTTGTCCAACACCAGAGCGGTTTCAAATAGATGAATAAGTGTAATTGCCCTGTCGCTGCTACTGGTACTGGGAAGCTGCAACGCTTTTAAAAAAAATCGTTCGGCTTCTTCAAAGTTTCCCTTTCGTATATTTAAAATTCCCACTCCGTGCAACGTGCTGAAGAGCTCCACATGTTGCAATGATTCTGAGTATTGTGCCGTGGCTAAATCTAGGTCGCCGGCGGCCACTGAAAACGCAGCTGAAATCGCGTAAGCTCGTGCACGGTTTGAGCTGTCGAGGTTCATCGTCAAAGCTTGTTTGATTGCCAGTTGACCTGCGCTATGGTTTTTTCCTTTAAGATGCGACTCAGCCAGTGCTAGAAGTTCTTCGGCAGAAGCACTTTTGACGAGACCTTTTTCGTCGGCTGTAGTTGCAGCTTTTTTATATTCGCCTTTGGCGCGAGCATCGGCTTCAGTTTTTGCTTTTAATACTAAAGCGGCTTGCTCTTCATGATCCTTATAGGTGGCGTAGCCGAGGGTTCCGGCGAGACCGCCAATCAGCAACACCGCGCTTGCAATTGCGATTTTCCGGTGGCGAACGTTTCCGCTGAACATTTCTCTTACCGAAAATTTCTTTTGCGGTTTGGAAATAAAGACGTTTTGATCGTCGGGGTGATCCTCTTCGTCATTTCCTTCGCGTTCGATGACAACTGTTTTTCGTTTCAGCAAAATTTCTTTTTTAATCGCGTTCAGCTTTTGGATGTTTGCCGTTAGCTCTTCCAGTTGCCTCGCGTGATCAAGCTGTTCTGAGATTCCTTCGATTGCGCCAGTGTGCACATTATTGAAATTAACTTCGCTAGCTTCGAACGGAGTATCGCCGGCCGCGGGGTGCATCTGTCCGACGACTTCTGTTTTTCCAGTGTAGGCGCGAATGCGGCTATTGACCAATTCTTCAAAAAACGTGACGTTGCAGATCGCTTTCCAATTTCTTCGATCGGAAGATACGCGCGACATGACAGTTAGCTCGTCTGAGATTACACGAGCTAGCACTTTCTCCGCGGGCATTGGGCCGACTATTTGCCCTTTAGTTTGGACAAACCAACGGTCGAGTACTTCTTCGTTTTTTTCACTGTTTGAGTGCGACATGTCGTCTCAAGTTTCGGCAGACTGTAGCCACTTCTCGAGTTCCAGAAGACAAAGGTCGAGGCCTAAGCCTATCCAAATCAGGCACTGGCCTATTCAAATCAGGCACTGGCCTGTTCAGATCAGGCACTGGCCTGTTGCATGAAATTAGCCGCAGTGGCCTGCGAGATAGCTCCGCTATTGAGTAGCAGCTTGACGGAGGTCTCGTAGGTCATCATTCCATGACGCGCATTGGTCTGCATGATCGAGGGAATCTGAAAGGTTTTATTTTCGCGAATCAAATTTCGAATTGATGAAATCGCGATCATCACTTCTAACGCGGGCACCATTCCAGCCATATCGCTTCGAGGTAGTAGAGTTTGCGCAATAACACCCAACAGACTTTCGGAGAGCATGACTCTGACTTGTGGCTGCTGTTCTGGCGGAAACGAGTCCACGATTCGGTCAACGGATTTCGCAGCATTGTTCGTATGTAAAGTTGCAAAAACTAAGTGGCCTGTTTCGGCGGCAGTGAGAGCAAGGGACATTGTCTTATAGTCTCGCATCTCTCCAACCATGATGACATCTGGGTCTTCGCGAAGTGCTGCCCGTAAGGCTCCATGAAAAGACTTAGTATGCGGTCCAACCTCTCGTTGGTTGATGAGACAGTTCTTACCCGTGTGAACATATTCGATTGGGTCTTCGATCGTGATAATGTGTTCTTTTCGAGTATTGTTAATATGGGTGATCAAGGCCGCAAGTGTCGTGGACTTTCCTGACCCGGTTGGCCCAGTCACAAGAACCAGGCCGCGAACATTGTCGGCAAGAAATCGCAAGGTTTCGGGAAGTGCGAGTTCCTCGAGCGTGCGAATGTGTTCTTGAACAAAGCGATAAACGGCTCCTACGCCACCATATTGAATAAACGCGTTCGCGCGAAAACGTCCAACGCCTTCGATCTTGTAGCTCCAATCGAGTTCGAGCTTGCGTTTGAATGTTTTGATTTGGTTGTCGTTCATCGTTGCGAAGACGAGCTTTTCTGCAGCTTGCGGAGAAAGCGGCGGCATATTTAAGCGAAGCATGTGCCCGTGCAATCGAATGAAGGGGGGGTAAGTCGCGGAAATGTGAAGATCCGATGCGCCCTGCTTCACCATCATCGAAAAAAGCTGTTCAATACCCGCCATTGAAAAAAGGTATCACGCTGCAATCGGGAGTTGGCAGTCCAGGTTGTGTCGAGCGCGCCTCTGGTCGGTGTGGTAATGTATAAAAAAAAGAGACAGATTTGTTGCCAAACCTGTCTACTTTGAAATGCGCTCTACTGATCGACGAAATTCGACCCGTTGATCGGCCAGACTTACTTCAGTTCGCGGTGAACTGTGTGGCGCTTCATCGAAGGATTGTACTTCTTCTTTTCAAGTCGCTCGGGATGAGTCT contains:
- a CDS encoding tetratricopeptide repeat protein; amino-acid sequence: MSHSNSEKNEEVLDRWFVQTKGQIVGPMPAEKVLARVISDELTVMSRVSSDRRNWKAICNVTFFEELVNSRIRAYTGKTEVVGQMHPAAGDTPFEASEVNFNNVHTGAIEGISEQLDHARQLEELTANIQKLNAIKKEILLKRKTVVIEREGNDEEDHPDDQNVFISKPQKKFSVREMFSGNVRHRKIAIASAVLLIGGLAGTLGYATYKDHEEQAALVLKAKTEADARAKGEYKKAATTADEKGLVKSASAEELLALAESHLKGKNHSAGQLAIKQALTMNLDSSNRARAYAISAAFSVAAGDLDLATAQYSESLQHVELFSTLHGVGILNIRKGNFEEAERFFLKALQLPSTSSSDRAITLIHLFETALVLDNKTKTEAAKVPNTNRVEPTMTRTNAALSLVTEALPTVKSGRDRLLFIKAIGDFYLGNKDGFQTSAIELIDEPITSDSLKIKSDLEDDFAQWDRLVKHCATVYNQPPVSGFSAAFYAACLSRSHGATHALPFAKYAFTVNNKDPIFGSLYSSTLFSSGDLEGAEKILSENPNFADSSKLARFVLTEISNRRVPAEIKAEIKAELKKEQEPDVAK
- a CDS encoding type IV pilus twitching motility protein PilT, which encodes MAGIEQLFSMMVKQGASDLHISATYPPFIRLHGHMLRLNMPPLSPQAAEKLVFATMNDNQIKTFKRKLELDWSYKIEGVGRFRANAFIQYGGVGAVYRFVQEHIRTLEELALPETLRFLADNVRGLVLVTGPTGSGKSTTLAALITHINNTRKEHIITIEDPIEYVHTGKNCLINQREVGPHTKSFHGALRAALREDPDVIMVGEMRDYKTMSLALTAAETGHLVFATLHTNNAAKSVDRIVDSFPPEQQPQVRVMLSESLLGVIAQTLLPRSDMAGMVPALEVMIAISSIRNLIRENKTFQIPSIMQTNARHGMMTYETSVKLLLNSGAISQATAANFMQQASA